One Pantoea eucalypti genomic region harbors:
- the glnB gene encoding nitrogen regulatory protein P-II, with translation MKKIDAIIKPFKLDDVREALAEVGITGMTVSEVKGFGRQKGHTELYRGAEYMVDFLPKVKIEMVVGDDIVDTCVETIMRTAQTGKIGDGKIFVFDVARVVRIRTGEEDEEAI, from the coding sequence ATGAAAAAGATTGATGCGATTATCAAACCATTCAAGCTCGATGATGTTCGTGAAGCCTTAGCGGAAGTCGGCATCACCGGGATGACCGTGAGTGAAGTAAAGGGCTTTGGTCGCCAGAAAGGGCATACCGAGCTGTATCGCGGCGCAGAGTATATGGTCGATTTCTTACCTAAAGTGAAAATCGAGATGGTGGTGGGCGACGATATCGTTGATACCTGCGTCGAGACCATTATGCGCACCGCGCAGACCGGCAAAATCGGTGACGGTAAAATCTTTGTCTTCGACGTGGCGCGCGTGGTGCGTATCCGTACGGGTGAAGAGGATGAAGAGGCGATCTGA
- the hmpA gene encoding NO-inducible flavohemoprotein, giving the protein MLDAHTIATVKSTLPAIAACGPKLTAHFYDRMLSHHPELKNVFNMNNQRNGDQREALFNAICAYGANLENLAVLLPAVEKIAQKHTSLNIQPAQYAIVGENLLATIKELLNPGDEALAAWGQAYGILADVFINREEEIYQATAQQTGGWRGTRAFRISAVEQQSEVIKSFTFTPVDGGPVAAFKPGQYLTVHLQPASFEHHQIRQYSLTHLSNGKAYRIAVKREAQGTVSGWLHQHGKVGDELMLAAPHGDFFLEVDSGTPVALISAGVGQTPMLAMLHSLAASEHRAPVSWLHAAENGKQHAFGEEVSATGAQLADFISEVWYRDPAAEDTGRYDTQGLMDISKMAARLASSDTHFYLCGPLPFMQHVVAQLRDARVADARIHYELFGPHKGM; this is encoded by the coding sequence ATGCTTGATGCACACACCATCGCCACCGTTAAATCGACGCTGCCTGCCATAGCCGCCTGCGGTCCAAAGCTTACCGCACACTTCTATGACCGTATGCTGTCGCACCACCCTGAACTCAAAAACGTCTTCAATATGAATAACCAGCGCAATGGCGATCAGCGCGAAGCGTTGTTCAACGCTATCTGCGCCTATGGCGCGAATCTGGAGAATCTGGCCGTGCTGCTGCCTGCGGTAGAAAAAATCGCGCAGAAACACACCAGCCTGAATATTCAGCCTGCCCAATACGCCATCGTCGGTGAAAATCTGCTGGCGACCATCAAAGAATTGCTGAATCCCGGTGACGAGGCGCTGGCTGCGTGGGGCCAGGCCTATGGCATCCTGGCGGATGTGTTCATCAATCGGGAAGAAGAGATCTATCAGGCCACAGCGCAGCAAACCGGCGGCTGGCGTGGCACCCGCGCGTTTCGCATCAGCGCAGTTGAGCAGCAGAGCGAGGTCATTAAAAGCTTTACCTTCACGCCGGTGGATGGCGGCCCGGTAGCCGCTTTTAAACCGGGTCAGTATCTGACAGTACACCTGCAGCCTGCCAGCTTCGAGCATCACCAGATTCGTCAGTACTCACTGACGCATCTCAGCAACGGTAAAGCGTATCGTATTGCGGTGAAACGCGAAGCGCAGGGCACGGTCTCCGGCTGGCTGCATCAGCATGGCAAAGTGGGTGATGAGCTGATGCTCGCCGCACCGCACGGCGACTTCTTCCTGGAGGTCGATTCTGGCACGCCAGTCGCACTTATCTCTGCGGGCGTGGGTCAGACGCCGATGCTGGCGATGCTGCATTCACTGGCAGCCAGCGAGCATCGCGCACCGGTCAGCTGGCTGCACGCCGCAGAGAACGGCAAACAGCATGCGTTTGGCGAGGAAGTGAGTGCCACTGGCGCGCAGCTCGCCGATTTTATCAGTGAGGTCTGGTATCGCGATCCCGCTGCTGAAGATACCGGTCGCTATGACACGCAGGGGCTGATGGATATCAGCAAAATGGCTGCACGATTAGCGTCATCCGATACCCACTTCTATCTCTGTGGACCGCTACCCTTTATGCAGCATGTGGTGGCGCAACTGCGCGATGCCCGCGTGGCAGATGCACGCATTCATTACGAACTTTTTGGCCCGCACAAAGGGATGTAA
- the glyA gene encoding serine hydroxymethyltransferase produces the protein MLKRDMNIADYDAELWQAMEQETVRQEEHIELIASENYTSPRVMQAQGSQLTNKYAEGYPGKRYYGGCEYVDIVEQLAIDRAKALFGADYANVQPHSGSQANFAVYTALLQPGDTILGMNLAHGGHLTHGSPVNLSGKLYNVVAYGIDETGKINYDELAELAKTHKPKMIVGGFSAYSGVCDWAKMREIADSVGAWLFVDMAHVAGLIAADVYPSPIPHAHVVTSTTHKTLAGPRGGIILAKNGDEDFYKKLNSAVFPGGQGGPLMHVIAGKAVAFKEAMEPEFKTYQQQVAKNAKAMVEVLIERGYDIVSGGTYNHLFLIDLVSKNLTGKEADAALGRANITVNKNSVPNDPKSPFVTSGIRIGTPAVTRRGFNEADVRELAGWIADVLDNVNDEATIERTKKKVLDICSRLPVYA, from the coding sequence ATGTTAAAGCGTGATATGAACATTGCCGATTACGATGCCGAGTTGTGGCAGGCAATGGAGCAGGAGACAGTGCGTCAGGAAGAGCACATTGAACTGATTGCTTCTGAAAACTACACCAGCCCGCGTGTTATGCAGGCACAGGGTTCTCAGCTCACCAATAAATACGCTGAAGGCTATCCGGGCAAACGTTACTACGGCGGCTGTGAGTACGTTGATATCGTTGAGCAGCTGGCGATCGACCGCGCAAAAGCGCTGTTTGGTGCTGATTACGCTAACGTGCAGCCACACTCAGGTTCACAGGCTAACTTCGCTGTTTATACGGCGCTGCTTCAGCCGGGCGATACTATCCTCGGGATGAACCTGGCGCACGGTGGACACCTGACTCACGGCTCACCGGTTAACCTGTCTGGCAAACTCTATAACGTGGTTGCTTACGGTATCGATGAGACCGGAAAAATCAATTACGACGAGCTGGCTGAACTGGCGAAAACCCACAAGCCAAAAATGATCGTTGGCGGCTTCTCAGCTTACTCTGGCGTCTGCGACTGGGCGAAAATGCGTGAAATCGCGGATAGCGTGGGTGCCTGGCTGTTTGTCGATATGGCCCACGTTGCCGGCCTGATTGCCGCGGACGTTTATCCAAGCCCGATTCCCCATGCGCACGTCGTGACCTCCACCACCCACAAAACGCTGGCGGGTCCGCGCGGTGGTATCATTCTGGCTAAAAACGGCGACGAAGATTTCTACAAGAAACTGAACTCTGCTGTCTTCCCGGGCGGCCAGGGCGGTCCTCTGATGCACGTTATCGCGGGTAAAGCAGTTGCCTTCAAAGAGGCGATGGAGCCGGAGTTTAAAACCTACCAGCAGCAGGTGGCAAAAAATGCCAAAGCGATGGTTGAAGTGCTGATTGAGCGTGGCTATGACATCGTTTCCGGTGGCACCTATAACCATCTGTTCCTGATCGATCTGGTGAGCAAAAACCTGACCGGTAAAGAAGCGGATGCCGCGCTGGGCCGTGCCAACATCACGGTTAACAAGAACAGCGTACCGAACGACCCGAAAAGCCCGTTTGTGACGTCGGGTATCCGTATCGGTACACCTGCCGTTACGCGTCGTGGCTTCAACGAAGCAGACGTGCGTGAGCTGGCTGGCTGGATCGCTGATGTACTGGATAACGTCAATGACGAAGCCACCATTGAGCGCACCAAAAAGAAAGTGCTGGATATCTGCAGCCGTCTGCCGGTCTACGCTTAA
- a CDS encoding 3-phenylpropionate MFS transporter, producing MAIGSARWLGLGYFTYFFCYGIYLPFWGVWLKGTGLDAEKIGLLLGCGMVARFVGSLLIASQVKNPSRLITALRLLALMTCLFAAGFWVGEQWMWLLTVMIGFNLFFSPLVPLSDALAATWTQQIGLAYGPVRLWGSLAFVISSALTGVLVSAWSSNAILMLLSIGVISMLAGMMLTPVTQPQGHERQGPAGGGWQEWRALLRENAVWRFMLCVTLLQGAHAAYYGFSAIWWQESGYSASTVGYLWSLGVVAEIVVFAMSNRLFRRWSARDLLLLSGICALIRWGLMGATTALPLLIVAQILHCGSFTVCHLAAMRFIAARQGAEVIRLQSLYSALAMGGGIAIMTMICGVLFAHLQGHLFWVMALVALPALFLRPGYDSSK from the coding sequence ATGGCAATCGGCTCCGCCAGATGGCTCGGATTGGGCTACTTCACTTACTTCTTCTGTTACGGCATCTATCTGCCATTCTGGGGCGTGTGGCTGAAAGGCACCGGCCTGGATGCTGAAAAGATTGGCCTGCTGCTCGGATGTGGCATGGTCGCGCGCTTTGTCGGCAGTCTGCTTATCGCTTCTCAGGTCAAAAATCCATCACGGTTGATTACGGCGCTGCGCCTGCTGGCGCTGATGACCTGTCTGTTCGCCGCCGGTTTCTGGGTGGGCGAGCAGTGGATGTGGCTGCTTACCGTGATGATTGGCTTTAACCTCTTTTTCTCACCGCTGGTTCCCCTCAGCGATGCGCTGGCCGCCACCTGGACACAGCAGATTGGGCTGGCATACGGGCCGGTCAGGCTGTGGGGCTCGCTGGCCTTTGTCATCAGCTCGGCGTTAACCGGCGTGCTGGTCAGCGCCTGGTCCTCAAACGCAATTCTGATGCTGTTATCCATTGGCGTCATTTCTATGCTGGCGGGCATGATGCTGACACCCGTCACACAACCGCAGGGCCATGAGCGACAGGGCCCTGCGGGCGGTGGATGGCAGGAGTGGCGGGCGTTACTGCGCGAGAATGCGGTATGGCGATTCATGCTCTGCGTGACACTGCTGCAGGGCGCACACGCCGCCTATTATGGCTTCAGTGCTATCTGGTGGCAGGAGAGCGGCTATTCCGCCTCGACGGTGGGCTATCTCTGGTCGCTGGGCGTGGTGGCAGAGATTGTCGTCTTTGCCATGAGCAACCGGCTGTTCCGCCGCTGGAGCGCGCGCGATCTGCTGCTGCTTTCGGGCATCTGCGCGCTAATTCGCTGGGGTCTGATGGGGGCGACAACGGCGCTGCCGCTGCTGATTGTGGCGCAAATTCTCCACTGTGGCAGCTTCACCGTCTGCCATCTTGCAGCGATGCGATTTATCGCCGCGCGTCAGGGGGCGGAAGTCATCCGACTGCAGTCGCTCTATTCCGCGCTGGCGATGGGCGGTGGCATTGCGATAATGACGATGATCTGCGGCGTGCTGTTCGCCCATCTGCAGGGGCATCTGTTCTGGGTGATGGCACTGGTGGCACTGCCCGCGCTGTTTCTGCGGCCCGGCTACGACTCCAGTAAATAA
- the csiE gene encoding stationary phase inducible protein CsiE: protein MSSATPLAPLFSRSQRQCHLLLLLFLPTPLLTLEKVCQLNGVDPDVARQDIADVGHEIQRYHQLELHQMVDGSFRLHGTELDRRLCLLHNLRRSLRLSQDFVCEHFAAPLRQRLKVMKIEKALWDETNLQALIQHCSLRLKRDFSERDRLFLQIFMKYGLCQRQPVLFSEAQCLWLQQKPERQAAEDVIYHWRKRCHIAPPVSEADFWTLLFSQIHTPVVDAIAHPAEQQLMKATQQLIDDFEACAGITFADRNELLHQLYPHLAQALDRTHFNIGIDNSVALDVSRLYPRLLRTTQQALQAFEQHYRIAFTPEEVSLITIIFGAWLMQESALQEKQVLILTGDDADLEQDVEQQIREITLLPINITYQDVKLFQREGAPRDVDIIISPYPTSLPLYSPPLVHAELPLTLHHQQRIRYLLES from the coding sequence ATGAGTTCTGCTACCCCTTTGGCACCACTCTTCTCCCGTTCACAGCGTCAGTGCCATCTTTTATTGCTGCTGTTTCTGCCGACACCTTTGCTTACGCTTGAAAAAGTCTGCCAGCTGAATGGCGTCGATCCTGACGTTGCCCGACAGGATATCGCGGATGTGGGCCATGAGATACAGCGATATCACCAGCTGGAATTGCATCAGATGGTAGATGGCAGCTTTCGTCTTCATGGAACTGAGCTGGATCGGCGCCTCTGTCTGCTGCATAACCTGCGACGCAGTCTGCGTTTATCGCAGGACTTCGTCTGCGAACATTTTGCCGCGCCTCTGCGTCAGCGCCTGAAAGTCATGAAGATTGAGAAAGCGCTGTGGGATGAGACCAATTTACAGGCACTGATTCAGCACTGTAGCCTGCGCCTGAAGCGTGACTTCAGCGAACGTGACCGGCTGTTTCTGCAGATATTCATGAAGTATGGCTTGTGCCAGCGTCAGCCGGTGCTGTTCAGTGAGGCGCAATGTCTCTGGCTGCAGCAGAAGCCTGAGCGGCAGGCCGCTGAGGATGTGATCTACCACTGGCGCAAACGCTGCCATATTGCTCCGCCCGTCAGTGAAGCGGATTTCTGGACGCTGCTGTTCAGCCAGATACATACGCCGGTCGTGGACGCGATTGCGCATCCTGCTGAACAGCAGTTAATGAAAGCGACTCAGCAGCTGATTGATGATTTTGAAGCCTGTGCCGGGATTACCTTTGCTGACCGCAATGAACTGCTGCACCAGCTCTATCCGCATCTGGCGCAGGCGCTGGATCGCACCCATTTCAATATCGGTATCGACAATAGCGTGGCACTGGATGTCAGCCGCCTCTATCCGCGTCTGCTTCGCACCACTCAGCAGGCGCTGCAGGCTTTTGAGCAGCACTACCGCATCGCTTTTACACCGGAAGAGGTGAGTTTAATTACCATTATTTTCGGCGCCTGGCTGATGCAGGAGAGTGCGCTGCAGGAGAAGCAGGTGCTGATCCTGACCGGCGACGACGCCGATCTGGAACAGGATGTAGAACAGCAGATTCGTGAGATCACGCTGCTGCCAATTAATATTACCTATCAGGACGTGAAACTGTTTCAGCGGGAGGGCGCGCCACGTGATGTCGACATCATCATTTCGCCCTACCCGACCTCGTTGCCACTCTACTCTCCGCCGCTGGTGCATGCGGAACTGCCGCTGACGTTACACCATCAGCAGCGTATTCGTTATTTACTGGAGTCGTAG
- a CDS encoding DUF1007 family protein, with protein MKRALFALLMVLSPAVLAHPHSFIDMKTELVVKDDTFSGLKMTWTMDEITSADLLYDAGDAKPGTVVWKKLAAGVMANVLGQHYFSEIWHNQQRVKFLNLPTEYNLSRNGHKAVLEFILPLAEPPKLTGQRFEILTFDPTYFVDMFYDNPGALTLPPALQTRCRFTLNTPKPNDSLKQYALSLDKADAPAEEMDLGRQFAQTVVLKCQ; from the coding sequence ATGAAACGCGCACTCTTTGCTCTGTTAATGGTATTAAGTCCGGCTGTGCTGGCACACCCTCACAGCTTCATTGATATGAAAACGGAACTGGTGGTGAAGGATGACACCTTTAGCGGGTTGAAGATGACCTGGACCATGGATGAGATTACCTCCGCTGATCTGCTGTATGACGCGGGCGACGCGAAACCTGGCACTGTAGTGTGGAAAAAGCTGGCAGCGGGTGTGATGGCAAACGTGCTGGGCCAGCACTACTTCTCAGAAATCTGGCACAACCAACAGCGGGTAAAGTTTTTGAATCTGCCAACGGAATATAACCTTTCGCGAAACGGCCACAAAGCGGTGCTGGAATTTATTCTGCCGCTGGCGGAACCCCCGAAGCTGACCGGACAGCGCTTTGAGATCCTGACTTTTGATCCCACCTATTTCGTCGATATGTTTTACGACAATCCCGGTGCTTTAACGCTGCCGCCTGCACTGCAGACGCGTTGCCGGTTTACCCTCAATACGCCCAAACCCAACGACTCACTGAAACAGTATGCGCTGTCGCTGGACAAAGCGGATGCCCCGGCTGAAGAGATGGATTTAGGCCGCCAGTTCGCACAAACGGTGGTACTGAAATGTCAATAA